The following proteins are encoded in a genomic region of Candidatus Syntrophosphaera sp.:
- the rplS gene encoding 50S ribosomal protein L19, with product RAGDTVKVHYKIKEGGKERVQVFQGIVIQKRGSGISKSFTVRKISNGVGVERVFPLNSPNIDKLEIVRFGQVRRAKLFYLRQAKGKAGRIKERRRFTA from the coding sequence TTCGCGCAGGCGACACGGTGAAGGTCCATTATAAAATTAAGGAAGGTGGCAAGGAACGCGTTCAGGTGTTCCAGGGGATCGTGATCCAAAAACGCGGATCAGGCATCTCCAAATCCTTCACAGTCAGGAAGATATCAAACGGCGTCGGCGTGGAACGCGTGTTCCCGCTCAATTCGCCCAACATCGACAAGCTTGAGATCGTCCGCTTCGGGCAGGTGCGCAGGGCCAAACTTTTCTATCTGCGCCAGGCCAAGGGAAAAGCGGGCCGGATCAAAGAACGCAGACGTTTCACTGCATAG
- a CDS encoding methylated-DNA--[protein]-cysteine S-methyltransferase: MSIRETAWIEQDGHILRLDLEDGEVSQLLFAEKAGAAEAQSPEMAEALRQLRAYFAGSNEGLSLKLRLRGTEFQMQVWQALLEIPAGQTRSYKQIAERIGRPGAYRAVGQAVHNNPVALIIPCHRVIGSDGSLTGYAGGLDLKEWLLDHEKKFWGGK, translated from the coding sequence ATGAGCATACGCGAGACAGCCTGGATCGAACAGGACGGGCATATTCTCAGGCTGGACCTGGAAGACGGAGAGGTTTCCCAGCTCCTCTTCGCGGAAAAAGCCGGAGCAGCAGAGGCCCAATCGCCTGAAATGGCTGAAGCCTTGCGCCAGCTCCGGGCCTATTTCGCCGGAAGTAATGAGGGCTTAAGCCTCAAGCTCAGGCTGCGCGGGACGGAGTTTCAGATGCAGGTTTGGCAGGCTTTGCTGGAAATTCCAGCCGGCCAGACCAGGAGCTACAAGCAAATCGCGGAGAGGATAGGCCGCCCGGGCGCTTACAGGGCTGTGGGGCAGGCGGTCCACAACAATCCGGTGGCGCTCATCATCCCCTGCCACAGAGTGATCGGGTCCGACGGCTCATTGACAGGCTATGCCGGAGGCCTGGACCTGAAGGAGTGGCTGCTGGACCATGAAAAGAAATTCTGGGGCGGGAAATGA
- a CDS encoding holo-ACP synthase: protein MIIGIGTDIVKIERIRRLLELYPGFADKVFTAGEISYCGGRSNPEQSFAARFAAKEALMKALGTGWDGRVNWLDIEVLQTGRFRPEILAHGATKEILAGLGVTGIHLSLSHEKEFALAFVVLERQKT from the coding sequence ATGATCATTGGCATTGGCACGGACATCGTGAAGATCGAACGCATCCGCAGGCTGCTTGAGCTCTATCCCGGTTTCGCGGACAAAGTCTTCACCGCTGGTGAGATCAGCTATTGCGGCGGACGAAGCAATCCGGAGCAATCCTTTGCGGCGCGCTTTGCGGCCAAGGAAGCACTGATGAAGGCTCTGGGGACGGGCTGGGACGGACGGGTCAACTGGCTGGACATCGAAGTTCTCCAGACAGGCCGGTTTAGGCCGGAGATCCTTGCCCACGGCGCAACCAAGGAAATTCTGGCTGGGCTCGGGGTAACGGGGATCCATCTCTCCCTCAGCCATGAAAAGGAATTCGCCCTCGCTTTTGTGGTCCTGGAACGCCAGAAAACTTGA
- a CDS encoding nucleoside monophosphate kinase produces the protein MQCYVFFGIQGSGKGTQALLLSESLNFQHVNIGDLLREQVLHQTELGLKAQDIISRGELVPDELVFEIIARSLLPDRQGIVFDGFPRTLRQAEYLVEHFQVLMAFFLELDEAAAIERISSRRICPSCGANFNLISNKPRQDGICDECGGALSIRNDDRPEAISKRLREFYEQTLVLKEFFGQQGLLALIDAGRDIAAVAVSIKDIVDSL, from the coding sequence ATGCAATGTTACGTCTTCTTCGGCATCCAGGGCAGCGGCAAAGGCACCCAGGCCCTGCTTCTGAGCGAAAGCCTGAACTTTCAGCACGTGAACATCGGCGACCTCCTGCGGGAACAGGTCCTGCACCAAACAGAGCTGGGACTGAAAGCGCAGGACATAATCAGCCGCGGGGAATTGGTCCCGGATGAACTGGTCTTCGAGATCATCGCCAGATCGCTGCTCCCGGACCGCCAGGGGATCGTCTTTGACGGCTTTCCGCGGACCCTGAGGCAGGCGGAATACCTGGTGGAGCATTTCCAGGTGTTGATGGCTTTTTTCCTGGAACTCGACGAGGCTGCCGCCATAGAGCGAATATCCTCGCGCAGGATCTGCCCCTCTTGCGGGGCAAATTTCAACCTGATCAGCAACAAGCCCCGGCAGGACGGTATCTGCGACGAATGCGGCGGGGCCCTGTCGATCCGCAACGACGACCGTCCGGAAGCGATCTCCAAGCGGTTGCGGGAGTTTTACGAACAAACCCTGGTCCTGAAAGAATTCTTCGGGCAACAGGGACTCCTGGCCCTGATCGACGCGGGCCGGGACATCGCCGCGGTGGCAGTATCGATCAAGGATATAGTGGACAGCCTCTAA
- a CDS encoding TrkH family potassium uptake protein: MRKTFEQILSHIEIVAYLLAFWSFFVLFLEPLIGYYTDYARVENYTAVANLVLLLLTILNRVLFGEAIGKQKIILLDMIMLVMGTLLLLYSAKFVIFFLLVRQTYFILQFLLFRFSQGKLYHWLSGNPPVTLLLSFALVIFLGMVLLMLPVSSAQNRVTPMVDALFTSTSATCVTGLIVVDTGGHWSFFGQLVILVLIQIGGLGIMTVSTVFALLLGQNINLKLKNVMSQVVGGSRIVNVFTLLKNIALVTVIIETVGAVLLFFKFSQDFSTQRAIYQAVFHSVSAFCNAGFSLFSDNMMGYGGSPIVSFTIPLLILLGGIGFTVIIDINRFVFYRDRVKKLSLHTKIVLSATALLIIAGFLVFFVFEYNGTMQGFSLFRRFISSLFQSITTRTAGFNTVDIGALGKSTLMVVMALMFIGASPGSTGGGIKTTTFAVLAFTIVSLLKGKKDITIFKRRLPIGNFREATGVAILSAAIVFTVLVLLMLVESQPFEKVLFEALSAFGTVGLSTGITSELSMIGKLLITLLMYIGRIGPLTLIYAFSLKKKHTNINYAEETIAIG; encoded by the coding sequence ATGCGCAAGACATTTGAGCAGATCCTGAGCCATATCGAGATCGTGGCCTATCTTTTGGCCTTCTGGAGCTTCTTCGTCCTGTTCCTGGAACCTTTGATCGGCTACTACACTGATTACGCCAGGGTGGAGAACTACACAGCAGTCGCCAACCTGGTGCTGCTCCTGCTGACGATCCTGAACCGGGTCCTATTTGGAGAAGCGATAGGCAAGCAAAAGATCATCCTCCTCGACATGATCATGCTGGTGATGGGCACCCTGCTCCTGCTCTATAGCGCGAAATTCGTCATTTTCTTTTTGTTGGTGCGCCAAACCTACTTCATCCTGCAATTCCTGCTTTTCCGGTTCTCCCAAGGCAAGCTCTACCACTGGCTTTCCGGAAATCCGCCCGTGACCCTTCTGCTGAGCTTCGCCCTGGTTATCTTCTTGGGGATGGTCCTGCTCATGCTGCCTGTTTCTTCGGCGCAGAACAGAGTTACGCCGATGGTGGACGCCCTGTTCACTTCAACTTCGGCCACCTGCGTGACTGGTTTGATCGTTGTGGACACAGGCGGGCACTGGAGTTTCTTTGGCCAGCTGGTTATCCTGGTCCTGATCCAGATCGGCGGGCTGGGGATCATGACGGTTTCGACGGTCTTTGCCCTGTTGCTGGGGCAAAACATCAACCTGAAGCTGAAAAACGTGATGAGCCAGGTGGTGGGGGGAAGCAGGATCGTGAATGTTTTCACGCTGCTGAAGAACATTGCCTTGGTGACCGTCATAATCGAGACGGTGGGGGCGGTACTGCTGTTTTTCAAATTCTCCCAGGATTTTTCCACCCAGCGGGCCATCTACCAGGCTGTGTTCCATTCTGTTTCCGCCTTTTGCAACGCGGGATTTTCTTTGTTCAGCGATAACATGATGGGCTATGGCGGAAGCCCGATAGTGAGCTTTACGATACCTCTGCTGATCCTATTGGGCGGGATCGGCTTTACCGTGATCATCGACATCAACCGCTTTGTTTTTTACCGGGACAGGGTAAAGAAACTGAGCCTGCACACCAAGATCGTGCTCTCGGCAACGGCTTTGCTGATCATCGCGGGTTTCCTGGTTTTCTTTGTCTTTGAATACAACGGCACGATGCAGGGATTTTCCCTCTTCCGCCGTTTCATCAGCTCGCTGTTCCAATCCATAACGACCAGGACGGCGGGCTTCAACACTGTGGATATCGGTGCGCTGGGGAAAAGCACTCTGATGGTGGTGATGGCCCTGATGTTCATTGGAGCTTCGCCGGGATCGACGGGTGGCGGCATCAAAACCACCACCTTCGCGGTTTTGGCGTTCACGATCGTTTCGCTGTTGAAAGGAAAAAAGGACATCACGATCTTCAAGCGCCGCCTTCCCATCGGCAATTTCCGGGAAGCCACGGGAGTGGCGATCCTTTCCGCCGCCATCGTGTTCACCGTGTTGGTGCTGTTGATGCTGGTGGAATCACAGCCTTTCGAGAAGGTCCTGTTCGAGGCGTTGTCAGCTTTTGGCACGGTCGGTCTTTCCACCGGGATCACCTCCGAACTGTCCATGATCGGGAAATTGCTGATCACCCTGTTGATGTACATTGGCAGGATAGGCCCGCTGACTCTGATCTACGCTTTTTCCCTGAAGAAGAAACACACCAATATCAACTACGCCGAGGAAACCATAGCCATCGGCTGA
- a CDS encoding TrkA family potassium uptake protein produces MARYAVIGLGRFGMTVANILAENGMEVIAIDKSQELVDEISGKVAQAVCLDSTEESILRNLNLNEVDAVIVGIGSNIQESILTAAILKKIGVGVIYAKVENQLHGRILELIGVQRTLLPEELVGTQLAKTLVSKNVIEYFNLSSGHSVIELRAPVSFVGKTLQELALPTQRGISVIAIKYDYLAVTDEGKNVIEQRLNDMPGANDIVNDGDILILMGQKKNIDDLIYDAATKKDLL; encoded by the coding sequence ATGGCACGCTACGCAGTCATCGGCCTGGGCCGTTTCGGCATGACAGTCGCTAACATTCTGGCTGAGAACGGCATGGAAGTGATCGCCATTGATAAAAGCCAGGAACTCGTGGACGAGATCAGCGGCAAGGTCGCCCAGGCGGTTTGCCTTGATTCCACCGAGGAAAGCATCCTGCGCAATCTTAACCTGAACGAGGTTGACGCCGTGATCGTGGGCATTGGTAGCAACATCCAGGAGTCGATACTCACCGCGGCGATCCTTAAAAAGATCGGTGTGGGGGTGATCTATGCCAAGGTGGAGAATCAATTGCACGGGCGGATCCTTGAATTGATCGGGGTCCAGCGCACTCTTCTGCCTGAAGAGCTGGTGGGCACGCAGTTGGCGAAGACCCTGGTCTCCAAGAATGTGATCGAGTATTTCAATCTTTCCAGCGGCCACAGCGTGATCGAACTGCGAGCGCCGGTGAGTTTTGTGGGGAAAACCCTGCAGGAACTTGCCCTGCCCACGCAAAGAGGGATCAGCGTGATCGCCATCAAATATGATTATCTGGCCGTTACCGATGAAGGCAAGAACGTAATCGAGCAGCGGCTCAACGATATGCCGGGTGCCAACGACATCGTGAACGACGGGGATATCCTGATCCTGATGGGACAGAAGAAAAACATCGACGACCTGATCTACGATGCCGCCACCAAGAAGGACCTGCTATGA
- a CDS encoding RluA family pseudouridine synthase — MSNKIRVVFEREDPDRLDRFLVDLRVQELYSRTFIERLIEEDRILVNKIPVKKSFLLHPGDEVEVSLPELQPTEVTPQNIPLDVVYEDEDLAVINKEPGMIVHPGYGNVDQTLVNAMVFRWREDLSSGREANRPGIVHRLDRGTSGLMIIAKNDPTQSALNDMFANRQINKTYLAITCGIPDPAEDSIESHIGRSISNPRKMCVVKEGRWSLTAYKVIRYFYYFALVKVKLETGRMHQIRVHFADRNLPLLGDLLYNTRRQVHALVPENMKRKVTELLTTHLHRQALHAWRLEFVHPISKINLDIKADPPEDFLYALNWLEKYFGIDTDARDLNLILKDNEVW, encoded by the coding sequence ATGTCAAATAAGATCAGGGTGGTTTTTGAGCGCGAGGATCCAGACAGGCTGGATCGCTTCCTGGTAGACCTGCGCGTTCAGGAACTGTACAGCCGGACCTTCATCGAACGCCTTATTGAGGAAGACCGCATTCTGGTCAACAAGATCCCGGTGAAAAAAAGCTTCCTGCTTCACCCTGGGGACGAGGTGGAGGTGTCCCTGCCTGAACTGCAGCCAACCGAGGTTACACCCCAAAACATCCCTCTGGATGTGGTCTATGAGGACGAAGACCTGGCCGTGATCAACAAGGAGCCTGGCATGATAGTTCATCCGGGTTATGGGAATGTGGACCAGACTCTGGTGAACGCCATGGTTTTCCGCTGGCGGGAAGATCTTTCCAGCGGGCGGGAGGCCAACCGGCCCGGGATCGTGCACAGGCTCGACCGCGGAACTTCCGGGCTGATGATCATTGCCAAGAACGACCCCACCCAAAGCGCCCTCAACGACATGTTCGCCAATCGCCAGATCAACAAGACCTATCTGGCCATAACCTGCGGCATTCCCGATCCGGCCGAGGACAGCATCGAAAGCCATATCGGACGCAGCATCAGCAATCCCCGCAAGATGTGCGTGGTCAAAGAGGGACGCTGGTCGCTCACGGCCTATAAGGTGATCAGGTATTTTTACTACTTCGCCCTGGTGAAAGTAAAGCTGGAAACTGGCCGGATGCATCAGATCCGGGTGCACTTTGCCGACCGCAACCTGCCCCTGCTGGGCGATCTGCTCTATAATACGAGGCGCCAGGTGCACGCGCTGGTCCCAGAAAACATGAAACGCAAGGTCACGGAGCTGCTGACCACTCATCTGCACCGGCAGGCCTTGCACGCGTGGCGGCTGGAGTTTGTCCATCCCATCAGCAAAATAAACCTGGATATCAAGGCCGATCCGCCGGAGGATTTTCTCTACGCGCTGAATTGGCTGGAGAAGTATTTTGGCATTGACACGGATGCGAGGGATTTAAACTTGATCCTCAAAGACAACGAAGTGTGGTAA